CGGCGTGTCTCTCATGGACAGCGGCAGCATCAACGGGATGAACGGCCTTGTAATCGGGATAGCGAAACTGCGCGGCATAAAGGGCACGTGCCTCTTGGGCGAGACGTCCGGCTATGTGGTTGACGCCAAGGCGTCAAAGGCGGTGCTAGAGGCGCTGCTTTCCATCATAAATGTCAACGTGGACATGTCAAACCTTGAAAAACGCGCAAAAGACACAGAGATGTTGATACAGACGATAGAGCAGCAGATGTCTGGAAGAGGCGGGCTGACCCAGGAAGGCCAGCAGCAGCCTCAAAAGCCACGCAACACGGGATACATCAGTTAGTTGATCAGGCTTTTGTCAGCTTGCCGAACTTGCCGACGCTGATGCTGTTTTCGCCCTTGAACGTGTTGATGTAGCCGTTTTCTACCGAGATCCTGTCGCCGGCCTGGATCTTGTTGATGTCGTCGCCCCACAGTGACAGCTTTATGCTGCCGCTGTCGTCAGAGATTATGGCATCGGCCACGGTGTTTGTGCCGCCTGCCTTCAGGTTCACGGTCCTTGGCTGGCCGACAGAGTCCACCTTGGCGGTGACGCTGACGTTGCGCATACCGGCCTTCAGTTCGCTTATCTTCATGCCAGAAGGATGAGAATATTCTCGTAATAAAGGTTAGGTTTCAAGTTTCGTCACGACCTGCGAAAAGCCACAGTCCGTGCACACCACCTTGGTGCCTGCAACGGTCCTGTCTCGAACCTCGTGCACAGTCTTTGTGTGGCACTTTATGCAAAGCCTGTTTATTGTCTCGGGTTTTGCCATTCTCCCATTAACGGTTGTATGTACTGCCACATTAACTTTAAGGCGCAAGCATGAAATAAGGACGGAGAGGCAGGGCACTTACCGCTTGCGTGGAGGGGTAGCGAAGCCCGGTCAAACGCGCAGGACTCAAGATCAATGCGCATGCATGACGACATCAGTTACTCCCGCAACACCTACACGAGCGCGGGATGAGTGATCCCGTCCCTCAGGGGTTCGTGGGTTCGAATCCCACCCCCTCCACCATGTTCTCAAAAACAAAGGTTCAAATCCTTTTTTTGGCCTGCTCAAAAACGTGGCGCGCAAGTCGGCAGTCCTCATCCCGGTCATAATCGCCGCCGTGGCCATAGGCGGGCTTGGGCTTGCGTTTATCCCGCCGGACATCAAGGAGCGAAACGCGGATTTTCCAAAGGGCACGGTGCGCATAAACGACGACGTGATAACGGTCGAGGTGGCGCAGTCGGTCGCAGAGAAGCAGCGCTGGCTCACATTTCGGCAGGACAAGCTACCGATTGACACTGCCATGCTGATGAAGTACGACAAGCCGGACCTCTACGACATATGGATGCTCAACGTGAACTACAACCTTGACCTAATATGGTTTGACCAGGGCGGCAACGCGGTCTACATGAAAAAGGACGTCCCGCCGTGCGGACATGTACTTGACCAGCAGGGCTGCACGTACAAGACCACCAAGCCGTCGATGTACATTCTGGCCGGGACTGCAGGGTTTGCAGATGCTCACAAGATAGATATCGGGACAAAGATGAACATCATTTCGGCCTAGCTTCACTTTACATGAATGATCGAGAAGGAGCAGTAGCAGTAGTGGCATGGGCGCCGGCCATTGGAAGTCAGAAGGTGGCACGGAGCGGCCGGCGCCCGGTTTGTGTGTATTTTATATGCAGCTAGCCCAATTCAACCACCGCGTCTGAGATCGACGGGACCATCCTCTTTACAGAGAGGAGCGCGCCAGTAGGCACTATCACTTCGGTGTTGATAGTATCCAGCGACGTCGGCCTGTCGGCATTTTTGAACATCACGAGAACCACGGCGTTCTCGCCAAGGTCAAGGATGGAATTGTCGTTCTTGTTGACAGTAAAGTAGACCAGGGCGGATGTCTCGTTCAGACCACTTCCAGCCCACGGGAGCTGGTTTATCATGCCGGCGTTTTTGGCCGCTACTATGGCTGCCGTGCTGTTAGAGTACGTGCCGTTTGAGAGTATTCCCTTGTAAGTGCTCTCAAGTACAAGGTTCTTGCTGTAGTACCTTATGGCAGTGTTCTCCGTCTCGATATTTACCGACTGTCCGCCGGGCGAAACCTTGATTGGCACAGCGTAGTAGGTGAGCCTGTTCTGCGTCACGTTGCCGTGCCCTGTTACGCCGCCTGTGATTTCCATTGCGCTGCTTGCTTCGTCCAGTCCTGACGAGATTGTAGTCTTTGCCTTCTGCGTGGTCGAGAAACCCATGTTCAGGATGACAAACGAGAGAGCTGCTGCCACCATGACAAAGGCGATCAGCACTATTGCAGATTCAATGCCGATCACGCCACGCCTGAACTTTTGCCTTTGCTTCGACTTCATATGCCACTAGTCTGGGGCTTTCTGGAATTAAGCTCAAGTATGTACTCTAGAACGAGCTAGGTACACACACATACAACCTTGCAAGCCCCCTCCGGCCCGGCGTGCCGGCGTCCACGCGCACACACATACAGATATGTGTATACGGATATTCATACAAACCTTGTAAAACGCGAATAGCCACCCGGGAATACACCGGCGTGTCGCTTGAAAACATTACCAAGAGATTTGTAGATCTCGGGCTCTCGGAAGAAGAGGCCACGGTCCTCAGAGACCTGTACCTGGCAGGCGAATCCAAGGCCGGGGACCTTGCAAGGTCGTCTGGGCTTGCCAGAATCAAGGTATACAGGATACTTGACAGGCTGCAAGGAATGAACATAGTAGAGTCCACCATGGGCAGGCCGGTCATTTTTTCCCCAATCCCTCCCGACAGCGCAATTGAGAGGCTGATAGAGCACGCGGCCAGGAAACTTGAGACGATGCAGGTCGCGCGCGAGGAAGTGATAAAGGAGCTTTCCAGGTTCAAGCTGCAGGAAAGGCCGCAGGTTGAAGCCAAGTACAGGATTATCCAGGGCAAGCGGCAGATCTACCCGTGGATAGCCAAGATGGCCGCCTCTGCAGGTTCTGAAATCCTTGCATATGTCGAAAGGGAGGATTTGAGAAAGATCTACTACACTGACATCCCTGAAGAGCTTGCAAAAGCAAGAAAGAGGGGCGTAAAGGTCAGGATACTGACGGACGTGGACTATTCGCTTGCGGCAACTGTCAAGGACTATGCAGGGTACGCGGACATCAGGCACACCAGGATCCCCGGGATGAGCATCCTGCTCGTCATCGATGAATCAGAACTTGTCGTGTCGGCCACGACAAAGGTAGAAGGAGCCACCGACGTGGCTTTGTGGATGAACGGCAAGAACTTTGTGGCAGGAATAAAGGGTCTCCTCGGCGAAAGCTGGGAGAACGCCATCAGCGCCCAGACAAGGATAAACATCATGAAGGAAGGCGGCAAGGCCCTCCAGGACATCCTCATAGTCAGGGGCACGCAGTCGATAGGCGAGTTCTACAAAGGCATGCTTTCAAGGGCCAAAAAGAAGGTGCTGCATATCTCTGTCCCGTACGACACCGAGTTTTTCGGGACACTTGCGAGCGACTCGCTTGCGTGGGCTGGCAGGAAGGTGGAGATGCAGGTCCTGACTGCGATCGACGGATCATCGCTTGGCGACATAAGAGACCTTGGCGAAAGGTGCAAGATCCGGCACGTAGATGCAAGGGCAGGAGTCAACATCACAATTGTGGACGGAGAGGAGGTCATGCTCACGCCAGCAGCCGGAGGGGCAAAGAGCCGCAGCCAGAGCGCGATATGGTCAAACGTACGCGACTATGTCGAGCACTACAGGATCATGTTTGACAACCTCTGGTCTTCGTCGACTGCAATGCCTGACAGAATAGTGCTTGTCGAGGCGCAGGCAAAGGTTGCAGAGATGGCATCGTCAATGCGCCGGCTGCTTGAAGGCGCAGGATTTAGGATCCAAAAGGCGATAAAGGGCACGAGCGGCTTTGTGCACGAGTTTTCCATCGTGGCCGCAAGAGAGCACGGCACGGCTGTCGTCGTGGTCGACATAGCCGGCCCTGAAAAACCCGACCTGCAGGCGGCAGTGATAGGGTTCGTCGTCAAGTGCATGGACATAAAGGCTGACAGCAAACTCCTAGTCACGCTTTCAGACCCTGCAGAAATGCAGGCTTCGATAAAGTCCTTCCATAGCGGCATCACGGTCGCAGGCGCAGGCGACGCTGAAAAGGCGCTCAGAAAGATGATAGGGGTACAAGAGAAGCAACAACAGATTACCACGGCCTAGACTGATTGTTGCATATCCCTCGCATGCATGTGCGTGTATGTCCGTCCGTATGGATTTTGACACAATCCCCGTTTTATCCCCGTGCCTGTAAAGCATAGACGATATCACGCCATGAACAAAGCCAATCTCAAAGATACTACAATACATCAACATGAAAAAATGGTACGACTGCATGTTTCCGGGCTCAAGGCCCTATGTGCAGGAGGAAGGCGCAAGTGAAGAACCCTCTTTCCAACAGCCTGAACGGGCGCCTGATCTCGCTCTTCATCGCAATGTCCGTGGTTCCGCTGGCGGCCATTGCAGTGCTCAGCTTCAATTCTGCGCAGGACGCGTTGAGCAACAAGATAAGCAACGAGCTGCATTCGCTGGCAGTAAGCAGGATGGAGGCAGTCAAGATCCTCAACGAGATGCGCCTGCAGCAAGCGTCAACCTTTGCTTCAGGGGAAAGGGTGCAAGACCTGTTCCAGCTGTACAATGCCAAGGAAGCAGGGGCCAGCATAGACGAGTCGCAGCTGAAAGAGGCATCCAGCACGTTAATGGGCGAATTTTCCGAGTTCAAGGAAGCGACAGGAGGGGATAAGGACGGATTCTACAAAATAAAGACGGTTTCGATGCATGGCACGGTGTTCTATTCCTCCTCCGACGGCTCGGAGGTCGGAAAGAGCATCGCGCAGGATCCGAACTTCCAGAAGGCAAAGCAGCAGCCGGTGTCATTCGTAGAGTATGACGCGGCCAGAAAAGAAGGAGCCCGCACGATAATAGTGCCGGTGACTGCACACGGCGGACAGGACACGATAGGCGTGGTGTATGCCAGCGTGCCAACGCACGTCGCGTCGCAGATACTCCTGAACAGGGAGGGCCTTGGCGAATCCGGCGAGACATACCTCGTAAACAGCGAGGGCCTGATGATATCCGAGTCAAGGTTCGTCGAAGGGGCCGCATTTAACCAGAGGGTCAACACCCTGCCTGTCACAGAGTGCTTTGAAAAGGGCACCGTTGTAAACGGCATCTACCCAGACTACAGGGGAATACCGGTTTATGGCGCCTCGGCGTGCGTAAAGGACGCAGGCATTGTGCTGCTTGCAGAGTACGACGTTGCAGAGATCAACGCGCCAATCACGCAGCTCCAGAACCAGTACCTCCTGCTTGGAGGGCCGATAGTGGGGGCAGTAGGCGTCGCGGCATTTTTCATTTCGCGGTCGATTTCAAGGCCAATAGCCGTCATCAGCAGGGCGGCGCAGAACGTAAGCAAAGGCGACCTGACCGTAAAAATGGGCGAAGTAAAATCCAAGGACGAGATCGGGATACTTTCCAAGTCGTTCACGGACATGATTGGAAATATACGCGAGCTCGTCAAGCAGGCCCAGGACAACTCGATCACAATCTCATCGACGGCGGAACAGATGGCCGCGTCGACAGAGGAGGTTAACGCGTCCATCAATCAGGTCTCAACAAGCGTCCAGCAGATTGCAAAGGGAACCCAGGATCAGGCCAAGAGGCTTGAAGAGAACAACAGGATCGCAGAAGAGCTGAGGACGACCATGAAAGGCGTGTCCAGGTCTGCAGAAGAAGTCGCCGGCCAGGCTATGCAGACAGGCAAGACGGCGCAGGCAGGGCAAACGGCCGCATCTGACGCCGCCCAGAGGATGACAAAGATACATGACTTTGTCAACAAGGCGGTTTCGGACATCAAGGGAATAAGCGAAAAGTCTGCCCAGATTGCATCTGCCCTTGGCGTCATCAACACCATCTCGGACAAGACCAACCTGCTTGCCCTCAACGCCGCCATAGAGGCGGCAAGGGCTGGAGAGGCGGGCAAGGGCTTTGCCGTCGTGGCAGACGAGGTAAAGCGCCTGGCCGAAGGGTCGCTCAAGGCATCCGAGGAGATAGCAAAGCTGGTGGACGAAATCAAGACTACCATCGAGGCGTCGGTGCAGAACATCGAGTCCGGCTCCAAGGAAGTGTACGAGGGAACAGACATCATAAACAAGGCCCTCTCTTCGCTTGAAGCCATATCGACCGAGGCGCTGCAGACGGCCAAGAAGGTTCAGGAAATAGCGTCCAGCACCCAGAACCAGGTCAGGGCGGCTGAAAATGTCACAAAGCTGACCGCGGAAGTGGCATCGGTTGCTGAAGAAACGGCAGCTTCGGCAGAAGAAGTGTCAGCGGCAACAGAGCAGCAGACAGCCAGCATGCAGGAAGTCACCAACGCGGCGCAAGAGCTTGCCAAGATAGCTGAAAAGTCGCAGGGCCTGATAACCAAGTTCAAGACCGACCACGCAGGCGAGCATGAACAGGATGAGGAGGAGGAGGAAAAGGCCGCCCCTGCGGCGCCCGCCGGGGAAACCAGGCCGGGTCTGGGCAAGCCACTCAAGCTAAAGACTCCTTTTGTAAGGAAGGAGGGTCGAAAACCGATGCTTGGCCGGATTAAAGCAATACACGGTGGAGGAGGAGATCAGAAAGAAGAGGCAGTGAACTAGAGGCAGTAAAACCATCCCTTTTTCGCGGTGCCAGGCAAAGTCAAGCGTCGCTTGAAAGCTTGGCACCTTTGCGATATTCCAGGATTGCTTCCTTTATCGAGTCAAGAAGATGCTTGAGCGTCAAGTTAGACAGCAGGTAAAAATCATCTACAGGAATGCCTAGCTGCTTGAACTCGCGATACAGCATTTCCCGCTCGGCATCCTTTTTCAAGGCTGAAAAAAGCCAGTAAAACCGTATATTTGAATTTTATCATGGTATTTTCTATAACAAAGTCCAGTATGTTAGACGTGCCACCGGGAATAGCACGACTCATCGCTCGTCTGGGCCACATAGTCCCGGCAATCCATGCTTGCCCGGATCTTTAGGGCGACAGACGCAACGGGATTGCTTTGATCCAGGTCCAGCCCAGCCGCCAGGTCAGCCATATGGTACATGGCAGTAAAGAAGGCGTAAAACCCAAGGACGCAATAGGCGGCAAGGTATAGAAGAATTCGACGCGATGTCCTCTCACTCAATGCACTTGTACGTATGTTTTTTGACAGCCCAATTGTTATATACTTTTTTGCAGGCCCCGTCCGCGCGGCGGTTGTCAAACCGTATTAGACATACTTGTTCTTTTAATCGCCATTTGTCTACTGCCAGCACATATATGCACGTGGAACACGCACAGGAAAATGCCAAGGACAGCTCTTCGCTGGAGACAGTGGCCAAGCTGTCGGAGATGCTTTCCTCCAAGACAGAGACCGCAATCAACGAGATAGACCACATCAACGGCGAGACGCAGGTCCTTGCAATCAACGCGCTGATAGAGGCAAGCAGGGCTGGGGAAGCTGGCAAGGCATTCAGCGTCGTTGCCGAGGAAATGAGCAGGCTTTCTCGGAAAATAGTTGACACCACAGACAAGCTGAGAAAGGAAAGCAGGGGCACCATAAGCGAGCTGAAGAACCTTATCAAGATGCAGGCCACGAACATCAGGGGCATACGGCTCTCCGATCTTGCGCTGACCAACATCGACCTGATAGACCGCAACCTGTACGAAAGGTCGTGCGACGTCCGCTGGTGGGCCAAGGACTCAAGCA
The sequence above is drawn from the Nitrososphaera viennensis EN76 genome and encodes:
- a CDS encoding single stranded DNA-binding domain-containing protein; its protein translation is MKISELKAGMRNVSVTAKVDSVGQPRTVNLKAGGTNTVADAIISDDSGSIKLSLWGDDINKIQAGDRISVENGYINTFKGENSISVGKFGKLTKA
- a CDS encoding DUF192 domain-containing protein; translated protein: MARKSAVLIPVIIAAVAIGGLGLAFIPPDIKERNADFPKGTVRINDDVITVEVAQSVAEKQRWLTFRQDKLPIDTAMLMKYDKPDLYDIWMLNVNYNLDLIWFDQGGNAVYMKKDVPPCGHVLDQQGCTYKTTKPSMYILAGTAGFADAHKIDIGTKMNIISA
- a CDS encoding archaellin/type IV pilin N-terminal domain-containing protein; amino-acid sequence: MKSKQRQKFRRGVIGIESAIVLIAFVMVAAALSFVILNMGFSTTQKAKTTISSGLDEASSAMEITGGVTGHGNVTQNRLTYYAVPIKVSPGGQSVNIETENTAIRYYSKNLVLESTYKGILSNGTYSNSTAAIVAAKNAGMINQLPWAGSGLNETSALVYFTVNKNDNSILDLGENAVVLVMFKNADRPTSLDTINTEVIVPTGALLSVKRMVPSISDAVVELG
- a CDS encoding TrmB family transcriptional regulator, with the protein product MSLENITKRFVDLGLSEEEATVLRDLYLAGESKAGDLARSSGLARIKVYRILDRLQGMNIVESTMGRPVIFSPIPPDSAIERLIEHAARKLETMQVAREEVIKELSRFKLQERPQVEAKYRIIQGKRQIYPWIAKMAASAGSEILAYVEREDLRKIYYTDIPEELAKARKRGVKVRILTDVDYSLAATVKDYAGYADIRHTRIPGMSILLVIDESELVVSATTKVEGATDVALWMNGKNFVAGIKGLLGESWENAISAQTRINIMKEGGKALQDILIVRGTQSIGEFYKGMLSRAKKKVLHISVPYDTEFFGTLASDSLAWAGRKVEMQVLTAIDGSSLGDIRDLGERCKIRHVDARAGVNITIVDGEEVMLTPAAGGAKSRSQSAIWSNVRDYVEHYRIMFDNLWSSSTAMPDRIVLVEAQAKVAEMASSMRRLLEGAGFRIQKAIKGTSGFVHEFSIVAAREHGTAVVVVDIAGPEKPDLQAAVIGFVVKCMDIKADSKLLVTLSDPAEMQASIKSFHSGITVAGAGDAEKALRKMIGVQEKQQQITTA
- a CDS encoding methyl-accepting chemotaxis protein, with translation MKNPLSNSLNGRLISLFIAMSVVPLAAIAVLSFNSAQDALSNKISNELHSLAVSRMEAVKILNEMRLQQASTFASGERVQDLFQLYNAKEAGASIDESQLKEASSTLMGEFSEFKEATGGDKDGFYKIKTVSMHGTVFYSSSDGSEVGKSIAQDPNFQKAKQQPVSFVEYDAARKEGARTIIVPVTAHGGQDTIGVVYASVPTHVASQILLNREGLGESGETYLVNSEGLMISESRFVEGAAFNQRVNTLPVTECFEKGTVVNGIYPDYRGIPVYGASACVKDAGIVLLAEYDVAEINAPITQLQNQYLLLGGPIVGAVGVAAFFISRSISRPIAVISRAAQNVSKGDLTVKMGEVKSKDEIGILSKSFTDMIGNIRELVKQAQDNSITISSTAEQMAASTEEVNASINQVSTSVQQIAKGTQDQAKRLEENNRIAEELRTTMKGVSRSAEEVAGQAMQTGKTAQAGQTAASDAAQRMTKIHDFVNKAVSDIKGISEKSAQIASALGVINTISDKTNLLALNAAIEAARAGEAGKGFAVVADEVKRLAEGSLKASEEIAKLVDEIKTTIEASVQNIESGSKEVYEGTDIINKALSSLEAISTEALQTAKKVQEIASSTQNQVRAAENVTKLTAEVASVAEETAASAEEVSAATEQQTASMQEVTNAAQELAKIAEKSQGLITKFKTDHAGEHEQDEEEEEKAAPAAPAGETRPGLGKPLKLKTPFVRKEGRKPMLGRIKAIHGGGGDQKEEAVN